The following proteins are co-located in the Besnoitia besnoiti strain Bb-Ger1 chromosome Unknown contig00007, whole genome shotgun sequence genome:
- a CDS encoding Phytanoyl-CoA dioxygenase (PhyH) superfamily protein (encoded by transcript BESB_074930), whose translation MSFSTRRLALRETSHAFFSVSSLSSSMLRQPSSLSSCLAPQASASSVACSPCFTLVSSSRFCMRFASTTPPFSSSPRARQAATAAAAGKAAAAAAKRREEKKILERWAKLRNGMKVGGAILASLAVGAGGLVWFLSSVKRRHPPPPVDPVTALPRPLHEKLSLSPVPRSARSTDPSAPFPNIFLSARALHEIVERYPSFPATKSLLFEAASHVLPIEFQLHMRDAFCELLTRRLSALVKKRPTAASSAAARPGAAEAAEPLSAEAVRAAVQEAWRQLDIARGPESWYAESDRGFFARVNFECEISALLQGLARLEEDASCGSRKAVVRAFVDSVKGKLSDVLVTNWQRQRYFDPLTFQKSVFARRISYEAAGRDVGTPSALYSYADKDVPVQLERCTSPAPVSAPPAASSSPSSSFSRMSVVVDFFLRPFRSSPAPVCSSPSSSPSSSSCPSSAPSPSTSSSSSLSEEPLFLGTHEIQKAKENLREFGVCILRGALTRQQLEVLRQTLHSDEAMALTSAMAMQEDDPNVWCTRPTTGRLHCLLRGTLLETPLAEVQRVWMPLVFAYMPSEGSGVYTSEPNARLVEAWKKQPGEKQSSEQQASGGKASAAHAAANATSGQEDLDDSGADPEKGLLAVSRLGKRIYVSDMQTVDADPLAITQPWHRDTSAPGLTILVPLRDVTEANGPTELLPRSHHLYPSQPQGMSERLAHWKSFFTSLFCETGGSLRPALKAGDVLIYDSRTIHRGLGNSTWHSRPVLAFRYDYEDHPPPGEYAKRWKSRRTLLFGRALERVLDVYKDL comes from the exons ATGTCGTTCTCGACtaggcgcctcgctctccgggAGACGTCGcacgccttcttctctgtctcttctttgtCCTCCTCGATGCTACGCCAGCCTtcatctctctcttcttgcctcgcgcctcaggcCTCAGCTTCTTCTGTCGCCTGCTCGCCGTGTTTTACGCttgtttcttcttctcgcttctgtATGCGGTTTGCCTCCACGACGCCtccgttctcttcttcgccccgcgcgcgccaagccgccacggccgcggccgcgggaaaggctgcggcggccgcagccaagcgacgcgaagaaaaaaaaatccTCGAACGATGGGCGAAACTCCGGAACGGCATGAAAGTCGGTGGCGCCATACTCGCgtccctcgccgtcggcgcag GCGGCTTGGTCTGGTTTCTCTCCTCCGTGAAGCGCCGGCATCCCCCGCCTCCTGTCGACCCGGTGacggcgcttccgcggccgctccATGAGAagctgtcgctgtcgcccgtCCCACGTTCAGCGCGTAGCACCGACCCGTCCGCGCCGTTTCCCAACATCTTTttgtctgcgcgcgcgctgcacgaGATCGTCGAGCGGTATCCGTCCTTTCCTGCTACCAAGTCTCTCCTTTTTGAAGCAGCCTCGCACGTGCTCCCGATCGAGTTCCAGCTCCACATGCGCGACGCGTTCTGCGAGCTGCTCACGCGCCGTCTCTCGGCGCTTGTGAAGAAACGCCCGACggccgcttcttctgctgctgctaggccgggcgcagcagaggctgcggagccgctctccgccgagGCGGTGCGGGCGGCGGTACAGGAGGCGTGGAGGCAGCTCGACATCGCGCGGGGGCCAGAGAGTTGGTATGCGGAGAGCgaccgcggcttcttcgcgcgagTCAACTTTGAATGCGAAATTTCGGCGCTCCTGCaggggctcgcgcgcctggaggaggacgcgtcgTGCGGCTCGCGGAAGGCCGTCGTGCGGGCGTTCGTCGATAGCGTAAAAGGCAAGCTGTCGGACGTACTCGTGACTAACTGGCAGCGCCAGCGATACTTTGATCCGCTCACGTTCCAGAAGAGCGTCTTCGCCCGGCGCATCTCTTATGAGGCTGCTGGTCGCGACGTCGGCACTCCAAGCGCCCTCTACTCCTACGCCGACAAAGACGTGCCTGTGCAACTCGAGAG ATGTACCTCCCCTGCGCCTgtgtccgcgccgccggccgcgtcctcgtcgccgtcctcctcctttTCTCGGATGTCCGTTGTTGTtgacttcttcctccgcccgTTCCGTTCTTCTCCCGCACCCGTTTGCTCCtccccttcctcttctccttcctcatCTTCTTGTCCGTCTTctgctccctctccctctacttcctcttcttcttcgctttcagAGGAGCCGTTGTTCTTGGGAACTCACGAGATtcagaaggcgaaggaaaaCTTGCGAGAGTTCGGCGTGTGcatcctccgcggcgccttgaCGCGACAGCAGCTGGAGGTGCTCAGGCAGACGCTGCATTCTGACGAGGCGATG GCACTGACTTCGGCGATGGCCATGCAAGAGGATGATCCGAATGTCTGGTGCACGCGCCCGACCACAG GTCGTTTGCACTGTCTGTTGCGAGGGACGCTGCTGGAGACTCCGCTGGCGGAAGTGCAGCGCGTGTGGATGCCGCTGGTCTTCGCGTACATGCcaagcgaaggcagcggcgtaTACACTTCTGAGCCGAATGCGCGGCTCGTTGAGGCCTGGAAGAAGCAGCCGGGAGAGAAACAGAGCTCCGAGCaacaggcgagcggcgggaaggcgagcgccgcacacgcagcggcgAACGCGACCTCCGGTCAAGAAGATCTCGATGACAGCGGAGCAGACCCCGAGAAGGGTCTCCTCGCAGTCAGCCGGCTTGGAAAACG CATCTACGTTTCCGACATGCAAACGGTCGACGCAG atCCTTTGGCGATCACACAGCCCTGGCACCGCGACACAAGCGCGCCCGGTTTAACGATTCTTGTTCCGTTGCGCGACGTCACCGAGGCGAACGGCCCCACCGAGCTCCTCCCGCGCTCGCATCATCTCTATCCATCGCAG CCGCAGGGGATGTCTGAGCGCTTGGCGCACTGGAAGTCCTTTTTCACAAGTTTGTTTTGCGAGACCGGCGGATCTCTGCGCCCGGCTCTGAAGGCTGGCGACGTCCTTATCTACGATTCGCGAACGATTCACAGAGGCTTAG GCAACAGCACCTGGCACTCGCGgcccgtcctcgccttccgctaCGACTACGAAGATCATCCGCCACCGGGAGAATACGCAA AGCGCTGGAAGTCGCGGCGCACGTTGCTTTTCGGTCGAGCGTTGGAGCGGGTACTCGACGTCTACAAGGATCTCTGA
- a CDS encoding ribosomal protein L19 protein (encoded by transcript BESB_074920), with translation MRVPAAVHALSAVVGHAPLRREAASCVSGFRRGVAARSAGTFDSEIGALQSSLSSAPRPSSPSSHSASASLQPALGIRAWPCPPPLPCLWTSIRFLRQRVLPSSLPSRRFSVENPETARSWPPQLEKEEQERREAFLQALAQPTGENMLLCPPQCLPHSRVYIEKLMEEEARLRLYRHLKKEEQEAAALTKQGSWAGAPLADTPAAKMQPLVGRKCRETLRHLQEAEIERLEKQRNFQVPLFGVGDLMEVKYELSRSQQTFATFQGYCVEVRKKRLNSSFVLRNSYEGTGVEQRIPLYSPRIISLKVVSSCASPTQDFLSQRHKPLTRDYRYKWKYNFRGRWSRRIGKHKPGIRSVEKKIRQRIVRIRKRYMGLRIEAGLPPYVWGGPYPQYGRKRSLFIRGEMYRRMLIYSFDERRRRAEKLRMRREAVKWGVFKLRQPTIPPALTALPTYHPLYPGNLPK, from the exons ATGCGTGTCCCGGCCGCAGTGCATGCACTGTCCGCTGTCGTCGggcatgcgccgctgcgtcgggAGGCGGCGTCGTGTGTCTCTGGCTTTCGCAGAGGAGTTGCAGCGCGGTCTGCAGGAACCTTTGACTCGGAAATCGGGGCCCTGCAGAGTTCGttgtcttccgcgcctcgtccttcgtctccctcctcgcactctgcctccgcctctctccagcCCGCGCTCGGTATCCGCGCGTGGCCCTGCCCGCCTCCCCTGCCCTGTCTATGGACCTCGATTCGTtttctgcggcagcgcgtgctGCCTTCGTCTTTACCCTCGCGCCGTTTTTCGGTCGAGAACCCAGAGACTGCGCGCTCgtggccgccgcagctcgagaaggaggaacAGGAGCGCCGGGAGGCGTTCCTCCAGGCGCTCGCTCAACCGACCGGCGAGAATATGCTACTGTGTCCGCCGCAGTGTCTGCCGCACTCTCGCGTCTACATAGAGAAGTTgatggaggaggaggcgcgccttcggTTGTACAGGCACCTCAAGAAGGAGGAgcaagaggccgcggcgctcaccAAACAGGGCAGCtgggctggcgcgccgctcgccgacACGCCCGCCGCGAAAATGCAGCCTCTCGTCGGGAGGAAATGCCGAGAAACCCTCCGCCATCTGCAGGAAGCGGAAATTGAGCGACTCGAGAAACAACGAAACTTCCAA GTGCCGCTCTTTGGCGTGGGTGATCTGATGGAAGTGAAGTACGAACTCTCGCGCTCTCAACAGACGTTCGCGACCTTCCAAG GGTACTGCGTGGAAgtgcggaagaagcggctCAACTCGTCGTTCGTGCTGCGAAACTCCTACGAGGGCACGGGCGTTGAACAGCGAATTCCGCTCTACTCACCGCGAATAATATCGCTCAAG GTTgtcagcagctgcgcgtcgccgacacAAGACTTCCTTTCTCAGAGGCATAAGCCGCTCACTCGCGACTACCGCTACAAATGGAAATACAACTTCCGCGGAAGATGGAGTAGACGCATCGGCAAACATAAACCCG GTATTCGGTCTGTCGAGAAGAAGATCAGACAGAGAATCGTTCGGATTCGCAAGCGCTACATGGGGCTGCGCATCGAGGCTGGTTTGCCGCCGTACGTCTGGGGAGGCCCCTATCCTCAGTACGGACGAAAGCGCTCGCTTTTCATTCGCGGAGAGATGTATCGGCGCATGCTCATCTACTCCTTC gacgagaggcgccggcgagcggagaagcTGCGCATGCGACGTGAAGCTGTGAAGTGGGGCGTCTTCAAG cttcGGCAGCCGACCATTCCCCCTGCTCTCACCGCCCTCCCGACGTATCACCCTCTTTACCCTGGCAATCTTCCGAAGTGA
- a CDS encoding putative ribosome biogenesis protein nep1 (encoded by transcript BESB_074940) — MDAAGRGYMRPVEAVAATRERRLTGQKVIVVLEGASLELAQGRDRGLQLLNSLEHRQLLRKCGRESEEVRPDIVHHCLLALQESPLNRAGRLGVFVRTADRQLIEISPLLAVPATYGEFAKMMSNLLYTRRLKAVEKNVSLAQIVRNEHANFLPPNSFKVALTVSGKSVALREYAQQFKDATQPVVFVIGAVAHSDPTDECSFVDDKISIAPFGLTAAVCCSSLCAEFECLWGVC; from the exons ATGGATGCCGCAGGACGCGGCTACATGCGCCCGGTGGAGGCtgtcgccgccacgcgcgagcgcaggctGACTGGCCAGAAGGTCATCGTGGTTCTCGAAGGCGC gtCCCTGGAGCTTGCCCAGGGCCGCGACAGaggcctgcagctcctgaACAGCCTAGAGCAtcgccagctgctgcgcaagTGCGGCCGCGAATCCGAG gaaGTGCGCCCAGACATCGTTCACCATTGCTTGTTAGCACTCCAGGAGAGTCCGCTGAACCGA GCAGGGCGCCTTGGTGTGTTTGTCCGCACGGCCGACCGGCAGCTGATTGAGATCTCGCCGCTCTTGGCGGTGCCCGCCACCTACGGCGAGTTCGCGAAAATGATGA GTAATCTGCTCTACACGCGGCGCCTGAAGGCTGTGGAGAAAaacgtctcgctcgcgcag ATTGTGAGGAATGAGCACGCAAACTTCCTCCCGCCAAACAGCTTCAAAGTTG CGCTGACCGTGTCGGGAAAGAGCGTGGCGCTGCGGGAGTACGCCCAGCAGTTCAAAGACGCAACGCAGCCGGTTGTCTTCGTcatcggcgccgtcgcgcactCTGATCCGA cgGACGAGTGTTCCTTCGTAGATGACAAAATCTCCATCGCGCCTTTCGGTCTGACTGCTGCA gtctgctgcagcagttTGTGCGCGGAGTTTGAATGCCTGTGGGGAGTCTGCTGA